A region from the Dehalococcoides mccartyi CG5 genome encodes:
- the atpA gene encoding F0F1 ATP synthase subunit alpha encodes MSARGQDIVSIIKEQIKEFGAPVSMTSVGSVIEVGDGIARIHGLSNAKYNELLEFPGGVLGIALNLEEDSVAAVILGEDSNIKEGDEVKATGRISEITVGKGMIGRVVDPLGRPLDGKGPIKAESTRPLERIAPNVVDRKSVNTPVQTGIKAIDAMIPIGRGQRELIIGDRSTGKTAIALDTIINQKGGDLVCIYVAIGQKASKVARIVALLEQYGAMEHTIVVAANSSDAVALQYLAPYAGCAIGEEFMEQGKDALVVYDDLTKHAWAYRQLSLLLRRPPGREAYPGDLFYLHSRLLERAARLNDKLGGGSLTALPIIETQAGDVSAYVPTNVISITDGQIYLEPDMFNAGIRPAVNVGISVSRVGSSAQTKAMKKVAGKLKMDMGQYRELAAFAQFGTSELDKSTRMQLERGQRVTEVLKQGQYQPVPAAKQVAILYATLNGYLDNIEVGKVRDYESGLYRFLEANFASVLTAIAKENVISADTEKTLKTALDEYKKGLVV; translated from the coding sequence TTGAGCGCACGTGGTCAAGATATAGTATCTATCATTAAAGAGCAGATAAAGGAATTCGGTGCTCCGGTCAGCATGACCAGCGTCGGTTCGGTTATCGAAGTAGGCGATGGTATCGCCCGTATTCATGGTCTTTCCAACGCCAAGTACAACGAACTGCTGGAATTCCCCGGCGGGGTTCTGGGCATTGCCCTTAACCTTGAAGAAGACAGCGTGGCTGCGGTTATTCTGGGTGAAGATTCCAATATCAAAGAAGGCGACGAAGTAAAGGCTACCGGCCGGATTTCTGAAATTACGGTTGGTAAAGGAATGATTGGCCGCGTAGTAGACCCCTTAGGCCGCCCTTTGGACGGTAAAGGGCCTATCAAGGCCGAATCAACCCGCCCCCTTGAGCGCATCGCCCCCAACGTGGTTGACCGTAAGTCAGTAAACACCCCGGTTCAGACCGGTATCAAGGCCATTGATGCCATGATACCCATCGGCCGTGGTCAGCGTGAGTTGATTATTGGTGACCGTTCAACCGGTAAAACCGCCATTGCTCTGGATACCATTATTAACCAGAAGGGCGGAGATCTGGTTTGTATTTATGTAGCTATCGGCCAGAAAGCCTCAAAAGTAGCCCGGATTGTGGCTTTACTTGAGCAGTACGGCGCTATGGAGCATACTATTGTGGTAGCGGCAAATTCCTCTGATGCGGTAGCTTTGCAGTATTTGGCGCCATATGCCGGCTGTGCTATCGGTGAGGAATTTATGGAACAGGGTAAAGATGCTCTGGTGGTCTACGATGACCTTACCAAGCATGCGTGGGCTTATCGCCAGCTTTCGCTCCTCCTTCGTCGCCCCCCTGGACGTGAAGCTTACCCGGGTGATTTGTTCTACCTGCATAGTCGTTTGCTGGAGAGGGCTGCCCGTCTTAATGATAAGCTTGGCGGCGGTTCACTGACCGCTTTGCCCATTATTGAAACTCAAGCCGGAGACGTTTCGGCTTATGTACCTACTAACGTTATTTCCATTACAGATGGCCAGATCTACCTTGAGCCTGATATGTTTAATGCTGGTATCCGCCCTGCGGTTAACGTGGGTATATCGGTATCCCGCGTAGGTTCAAGTGCCCAGACCAAAGCCATGAAAAAGGTTGCCGGCAAGCTGAAAATGGACATGGGTCAGTATCGTGAACTGGCCGCTTTTGCCCAGTTTGGTACTTCCGAACTGGATAAATCCACCCGGATGCAGCTTGAACGTGGTCAGCGGGTTACTGAAGTTCTCAAACAGGGTCAGTACCAGCCTGTGCCTGCGGCTAAACAGGTAGCCATTCTGTATGCCACTCTTAACGGTTATCTTGATAATATTGAAGTTGGTAAAGTGCGTGATTATGAAAGCGGGCTTTATCGTTTCCTTGAGGCGAATTTTGCTTCGGTGTTGACTGCTATTGCCAAGGAAAATGTTATCTCTGCCGATACCGAGAAAACTCTTAAAACCGCTTTGGATGAGTACAAGAAGGGTTTAGTAGTATAA
- the atpF gene encoding F0F1 ATP synthase subunit B codes for MEKLAELGINIPSFIAQIVNFGLLLGLLYLFAYKPILAKLDERSTRIKESMERTDQVKEQAQKAEEEFKKKIGEASQQGQLVIERAVKTGDEIRQKAIEEAKAEAEAMLSRARTEIRQERDEVVDQLRKEFAELTILAAGKVIDQSLDKKAHQALIDSVLENSTDLRKN; via the coding sequence GTGGAAAAACTGGCAGAACTGGGAATAAATATACCTTCTTTCATAGCCCAGATTGTAAACTTCGGTTTACTCTTAGGTCTGCTGTATCTGTTTGCCTATAAGCCCATTCTGGCCAAACTTGACGAGCGTTCTACCCGTATCAAGGAAAGCATGGAACGGACAGACCAGGTAAAGGAACAGGCTCAAAAAGCGGAAGAAGAGTTTAAAAAGAAGATTGGCGAAGCCAGTCAGCAGGGCCAGCTGGTAATTGAACGGGCTGTAAAGACCGGTGATGAAATTCGCCAGAAGGCCATAGAAGAAGCCAAGGCTGAGGCTGAGGCCATGCTTAGCCGCGCCCGGACTGAAATACGTCAGGAACGTGATGAAGTGGTTGACCAGTTACGCAAGGAATTTGCTGAATTGACCATTTTGGCGGCCGGCAAGGTTATTGACCAATCTCTGGATAAGAAAGCACATCAGGCGCTTATTGACAGTGTGCTTGAAAATAGCACCGACCTGCGGAAGAATTAA
- the atpD gene encoding F0F1 ATP synthase subunit beta, producing the protein MANGKVIQVIGSVVDVEFSADSMPALFNALEIPRENGKMVLEVQSHVGNNRVKCLSFTPTDGLERGAEVIDTTRPLSVPVGRGTLGRIFNVLGEALDNRGDVKSEKTMPIHRLAPGMDELESSAQVLETGIKVIDLIAPFARGGKIGALGGAGVGKTVLIQELIRNIATEHEGFSVFAGVGERSREGNDLWHEMEDSGVLPKTTMVFGQMNELPAVRLRIALTGLTMAEYFRDEERQDVLLFIDNIYRYTLAGMEVSALLGRMPSAVGYQPTLATEMGALQERIASTKQGSITSFQAVYVPADDYTDPGVVATFGHLDAMIALERSLAEQALYPAVDPLASNSRILDPQVVGEEHYKVARDVQKVLQRYKDLQDVIAILGMEELSEEDKLTVARARRIQRFLTQPMFVSEVFTGRPGQYVSLTETIRGFKEILEGKHDSLPEQAFYMVGTIDDAVAEAKKLSAV; encoded by the coding sequence ATGGCAAACGGAAAGGTTATACAGGTAATTGGTTCGGTTGTTGACGTAGAGTTTTCGGCAGATTCCATGCCGGCTCTGTTTAACGCATTGGAAATTCCCCGTGAGAACGGCAAAATGGTGCTGGAAGTGCAATCACACGTTGGTAACAACCGCGTAAAGTGCCTTTCCTTTACTCCTACCGATGGTTTGGAGCGTGGCGCCGAGGTTATAGATACCACAAGGCCGCTTTCAGTTCCGGTAGGCCGGGGTACTTTGGGACGCATCTTTAACGTGTTGGGTGAAGCTCTGGATAACAGGGGTGATGTAAAATCTGAAAAGACTATGCCAATTCACCGCCTGGCTCCCGGTATGGATGAGCTGGAATCTTCCGCTCAGGTACTGGAAACCGGTATCAAAGTAATCGACCTTATCGCCCCCTTTGCCCGTGGCGGCAAGATTGGCGCTTTGGGCGGTGCAGGCGTAGGCAAGACAGTTCTTATTCAGGAACTTATCCGGAATATTGCTACCGAGCATGAAGGGTTTTCTGTTTTTGCCGGTGTAGGTGAACGTTCCCGCGAAGGTAATGACCTCTGGCATGAAATGGAAGATTCCGGCGTGCTTCCCAAGACTACCATGGTATTCGGCCAGATGAATGAGCTTCCCGCTGTTCGTCTGCGCATTGCCCTTACCGGTCTGACCATGGCTGAATATTTCCGTGATGAAGAAAGACAGGACGTGCTCCTGTTTATTGACAATATTTATCGTTACACTCTGGCTGGTATGGAAGTATCCGCCCTTCTGGGGCGCATGCCCTCAGCTGTAGGTTATCAGCCCACCTTGGCCACTGAAATGGGAGCTTTGCAGGAGCGCATTGCTTCCACCAAGCAGGGTTCAATCACTTCATTCCAAGCTGTATATGTGCCGGCTGATGACTATACCGACCCCGGTGTGGTCGCCACCTTTGGTCATCTGGATGCTATGATTGCCCTTGAGCGTTCGCTGGCTGAGCAGGCTCTCTATCCTGCGGTAGACCCGCTGGCCTCCAATTCCCGCATACTTGATCCTCAGGTAGTGGGTGAGGAACATTATAAAGTAGCCCGTGATGTCCAGAAAGTTCTCCAGCGCTACAAGGACTTGCAGGATGTTATTGCGATTTTGGGTATGGAAGAACTTTCAGAAGAAGACAAGTTGACTGTTGCCCGTGCCCGCCGTATTCAGCGTTTCCTGACCCAGCCCATGTTCGTTTCAGAGGTATTTACCGGTCGTCCCGGCCAGTATGTATCTTTGACCGAAACTATTCGCGGGTTCAAAGAAATCCTTGAGGGTAAACATGACAGTTTGCCTGAACAGGCCTTTTATATGGTAGGCACTATTGATGACGCCGTAGCTGAAGCCAAAAAGCTAAGCGCGGTCTAA
- the atpE gene encoding ATP synthase F0 subunit C: MEADVIKLLAAGLAMGLGAIGPGIGVGILGFGALQAIGRNPEAKGSIFTNMILLVAFAESIAIFALVISIVLIFVA; this comes from the coding sequence GTGGAAGCTGATGTAATCAAACTCTTAGCGGCTGGCCTGGCAATGGGTCTGGGTGCAATTGGCCCCGGTATCGGTGTAGGTATTCTGGGTTTTGGTGCTTTGCAGGCTATCGGCCGCAATCCTGAAGCCAAGGGTTCTATCTTCACCAACATGATCCTTTTGGTGGCTTTCGCTGAGTCCATCGCCATCTTTGCGCTGGTTATCTCTATCGTACTTATTTTCGTTGCCTAA
- the atpH gene encoding ATP synthase F1 subunit delta has translation MAKRVYAIAMRYAQALHELAKEQKSLDKWQEDLQNLSRLTEDASVDEFLSNPKIVSARKHAVLAKLSDIDPLMLNLVDMLVATRRLGIMRAISGEYNRLLNEARGVEDAIVTTAKPASEADTEIIRQQLSKITGKKINILTATDPGLIAGLKARIGDKLIDGSISRRLVLLQNEISQGRI, from the coding sequence GTGGCCAAAAGAGTTTATGCTATAGCCATGCGCTATGCGCAGGCGTTACACGAACTGGCAAAGGAGCAGAAGTCTCTGGATAAATGGCAGGAGGATTTACAAAATCTTTCTCGCCTTACAGAGGACGCTTCGGTTGATGAGTTTCTCAGCAACCCCAAAATTGTCTCTGCCCGGAAACACGCAGTCCTTGCCAAGCTCAGTGATATAGATCCGCTGATGTTGAACCTGGTGGATATGCTGGTAGCTACCCGCAGGCTAGGTATCATGAGGGCTATCTCAGGTGAGTACAACCGATTGCTGAACGAGGCCAGAGGGGTGGAAGACGCTATCGTAACCACCGCCAAGCCTGCCAGTGAGGCAGATACTGAAATAATCAGGCAACAGTTAAGCAAAATAACTGGTAAAAAGATAAACATATTAACTGCAACAGATCCCGGATTGATAGCTGGTTTGAAAGCCAGAATCGGGGATAAACTGATAGATGGTTCTATCAGCCGGAGGCTGGTTTTACTGCAAAACGAAATCAGTCAGGGACGTATTTGA
- the atpG gene encoding ATP synthase F1 subunit gamma, giving the protein MANLRIIKRRIRSVRNIAKITRAMEMIAASKMKKAQERGLAGRPYSEKITEVIAALAALPQSGEILHPLLERRPVKKIAILHITPDRGQCGGLVANINRKTGTFIMEQKVPVSAVVVGRKGVDFIRRIRQQMRAEFINLGDKPDYLDTLPISRVIMDDFMSGEIDQVFIAYTQFVSTAIQNPVLEQLLPVVPVEFPPGQNLEYIYEPESAAVLNSLLPRFVEMSVYHAILESIASEQSARMVAMRNATDNAKELIGELTLVYNKARQESITNELLDIVGGAAALA; this is encoded by the coding sequence ATGGCTAATTTAAGAATAATTAAAAGGCGTATCCGCAGTGTCCGTAACATAGCCAAGATTACCCGGGCTATGGAAATGATTGCGGCCTCTAAAATGAAGAAGGCCCAGGAACGCGGTCTGGCTGGTAGGCCTTACAGTGAAAAGATAACCGAAGTTATAGCGGCTTTGGCGGCTTTGCCCCAAAGTGGTGAAATTTTGCATCCGCTACTTGAACGCAGGCCAGTCAAAAAGATAGCCATACTCCACATAACCCCTGACAGGGGTCAGTGTGGCGGTCTGGTTGCCAATATTAACCGCAAGACTGGTACTTTTATCATGGAGCAAAAGGTTCCCGTTTCTGCCGTAGTTGTAGGGCGTAAAGGGGTGGATTTTATCCGCCGTATAAGGCAGCAAATGCGGGCAGAATTTATAAATCTGGGCGATAAACCCGATTATCTGGATACTCTTCCCATTTCCAGAGTTATTATGGATGACTTCATGAGTGGGGAAATTGATCAGGTCTTTATCGCCTATACTCAGTTCGTAAGCACCGCTATACAGAATCCCGTGCTTGAGCAGCTGCTGCCGGTAGTGCCGGTTGAGTTTCCTCCCGGCCAAAATCTGGAATATATTTATGAGCCGGAATCAGCTGCTGTTTTGAATTCACTTTTACCCCGTTTTGTTGAGATGAGTGTTTATCATGCCATTTTGGAATCCATTGCTTCAGAGCAATCAGCCCGGATGGTAGCTATGCGAAATGCTACCGATAATGCCAAAGAACTTATCGGCGAACTTACACTGGTCTACAACAAGGCGCGTCAGGAATCTATTACTAATGAGCTTTTGGACATCGTCGGCGGAGCTGCCGCGCTGGCCTAA
- a CDS encoding F0F1 ATP synthase subunit epsilon, giving the protein MAKLKLDIVTAERSVFSEEVDVVVAPGIEGEMAILPHHAPLMTALQAGELKAKIGTEEYSLVVSGGFLEVRPDRVVVLADSAERAEEIDIARAIEAKKRAEASMADKYVPGMLAAETEASLRRAMVRLKVAEKRRKHPQV; this is encoded by the coding sequence TTGGCTAAATTAAAGCTGGACATAGTAACTGCGGAACGTTCGGTTTTTTCCGAAGAGGTAGATGTGGTGGTTGCCCCCGGTATTGAGGGTGAAATGGCCATACTACCCCATCATGCCCCGCTGATGACAGCTTTGCAGGCGGGGGAACTCAAGGCCAAAATAGGCACAGAGGAATATTCTCTGGTAGTTTCCGGCGGTTTCCTTGAGGTACGTCCTGACAGAGTAGTTGTACTGGCAGATAGTGCCGAAAGGGCTGAGGAGATTGACATTGCCCGGGCTATCGAAGCTAAGAAAAGGGCTGAGGCCAGTATGGCTGACAAATATGTGCCCGGTATGCTGGCTGCCGAAACAGAGGCTTCACTCAGACGGGCGATGGTTCGTCTGAAGGTGGCCGAGAAACGGCGGAAACACCCTCAAGTCTAG